One window from the genome of Desulfuromonas acetoxidans DSM 684 encodes:
- a CDS encoding YgaP family membrane protein — MTIDRMLIRVAGFMVFFSVLLAVFHNLHWLWFTGFVGANLVQASFTGFCPLVKILKKIGMKSGAAFE; from the coding sequence ATGACCATTGATCGCATGTTGATCCGGGTTGCCGGATTTATGGTGTTCTTCAGTGTGTTGCTTGCCGTTTTTCACAATTTGCACTGGCTGTGGTTTACCGGGTTTGTCGGGGCCAACCTGGTCCAGGCATCATTTACCGGGTTTTGCCCTCTGGTCAAAATTCTCAAAAAAATCGGAATGAAGTCAGGGGCTGCTTTTGAGTAA
- a CDS encoding DODA-type extradiol aromatic ring-opening family dioxygenase, with protein sequence MTTSHPKQGQIIYFSHGGGPLPLLGGTAHQLMVEFMKKLPSRLHRPEAILVISAHWEETQATVLGAKNPPLFYDYYGFPAEAYTIEYPAPGNPSLAEKVTVLLEQAGISAAIDCERGFDHGVFIPLKLMYPEADIPAQQLSLVKGLDPSGHLALGRALRALKQENILVIGSGFSFHNLQAFDWQGAGAPDPHNDAFQDWLIDTCTGDYSQPDREQRMVEWQLAPGARYCHPREEHLMPLHTCLAMAAGPATKIFDDYILGKRSVAFQW encoded by the coding sequence ATGACGACATCACATCCCAAACAAGGACAAATCATCTACTTTTCTCACGGGGGGGGCCCGTTGCCATTATTGGGTGGTACCGCGCATCAGTTGATGGTCGAGTTTATGAAAAAACTGCCCTCCCGTCTGCATCGTCCTGAAGCTATTCTGGTGATTAGCGCCCATTGGGAGGAGACACAAGCCACAGTGCTGGGGGCGAAAAATCCGCCGCTGTTCTATGATTATTACGGGTTTCCCGCCGAAGCCTACACCATCGAATACCCGGCGCCCGGTAATCCGTCACTGGCCGAAAAGGTGACAGTGTTGTTGGAACAGGCCGGAATTTCAGCCGCGATTGATTGCGAACGTGGTTTTGATCATGGCGTGTTTATTCCTTTGAAGCTGATGTATCCCGAGGCAGATATCCCGGCACAGCAGTTATCGTTAGTGAAAGGTCTCGATCCGTCCGGGCATCTGGCTTTAGGCCGCGCTTTACGTGCGTTGAAACAGGAAAATATCCTGGTGATCGGATCCGGATTTTCCTTCCACAATCTGCAGGCATTCGATTGGCAGGGAGCGGGTGCTCCTGATCCTCATAATGATGCGTTTCAGGATTGGCTCATCGATACATGCACCGGCGACTATTCACAACCGGATCGGGAGCAACGCATGGTGGAATGGCAGTTAGCACCGGGAGCACGGTACTGCCATCCACGTGAAGAGCATCTGATGCCGCTCCATACCTGCTTGGCCATGGCAGCAGGACCGGCAACGAAAATATTTGATGATTATATTCTCGGCAAACGCTCGGTTGCTTTTCAGTGGTGA
- a CDS encoding FUSC family protein: MLAAIFCCLFVTLNDPVLFIRKFALFTAISIMIATCYRVAIFPRVDRLTPLSAIWKIW; this comes from the coding sequence ATGTTGGCGGCGATCTTCTGCTGCCTGTTTGTCACCTTGAACGACCCAGTGCTCTTCATCAGAAAATTCGCTCTATTCACAGCAATTTCCATTATGATTGCCACGTGTTATCGGGTGGCAATCTTCCCGAGAGTGGACAGGCTTACCCCCCTGAGTGCGATCTGGAAAATCTGGTAA
- a CDS encoding MFS transporter: protein MARIEHNILKIYLIKTARWLMLTTPFLPLFMAENGIDKSGYGLLASIQALSIVFFEVPSGYLADAIGRKKTLVLGSILGALGYVIYSVSFSFSGFLVAMVVLGIGQSLISGSDSAMLYETLVDMNRTGEYSRYEGRVIALGSLMETIGAPLGGLLAVASLRYPFVAQSVVALIALPAALTLVVPEQEARIRGTSINLLPALKRSLLLDRTLLLLVIYAALVGGGTYTMAKAIPYWFNDSFASSAMQLGIFWSVLNLSAAFFSHHAYKIEQRLNPPLFMTIIGSVVSASFIALGVLPAYPAMAVLVLFYCTRGLATPILKNYINEQTDSQVRATVLSVRMFLVYVLFAALFPVMGWVGDASGWSTALVLAGICFAVIYGSALFAFTVTKKSA, encoded by the coding sequence ATGGCGCGCATCGAACACAATATTCTCAAGATCTACCTTATCAAAACCGCACGTTGGTTGATGCTGACGACGCCGTTTTTGCCGTTGTTTATGGCCGAGAACGGCATTGATAAGAGTGGTTACGGTTTACTGGCATCAATCCAGGCTCTGTCCATTGTCTTTTTCGAGGTGCCATCGGGCTATCTGGCCGACGCCATCGGTCGCAAGAAAACACTGGTGCTCGGTTCGATTCTTGGCGCATTGGGGTATGTGATCTATTCCGTGTCGTTTTCGTTCAGTGGGTTTTTAGTGGCTATGGTGGTGCTGGGGATTGGTCAGAGTCTTATTTCCGGATCGGATTCCGCCATGCTTTACGAAACCCTGGTGGATATGAACAGAACCGGCGAATATTCCCGCTATGAAGGACGGGTGATTGCCCTGGGCAGCCTGATGGAGACCATTGGCGCACCACTTGGCGGATTGCTGGCGGTGGCCAGTCTGCGCTATCCATTCGTTGCTCAGTCGGTGGTGGCGCTGATTGCGCTCCCCGCGGCATTGACCCTGGTGGTTCCGGAGCAGGAAGCGCGTATTCGCGGTACCTCGATAAATCTATTGCCCGCGTTGAAACGATCACTGTTGCTTGACCGGACCCTGTTGTTGTTGGTGATCTATGCCGCGCTGGTCGGGGGTGGCACCTACACCATGGCCAAGGCGATCCCGTACTGGTTCAACGATTCGTTTGCCTCCTCAGCCATGCAATTGGGGATTTTCTGGAGTGTGCTTAACCTGAGCGCGGCGTTTTTCTCCCATCATGCTTACAAGATCGAGCAGCGTCTAAATCCGCCCCTTTTTATGACAATCATTGGCAGCGTGGTGTCAGCGAGTTTTATTGCCCTCGGGGTGTTGCCTGCCTATCCGGCGATGGCGGTACTGGTGTTGTTTTACTGCACCCGGGGATTGGCCACGCCGATTCTGAAAAACTACATCAACGAACAGACCGACTCACAGGTGCGCGCTACGGTGCTGTCGGTGCGGATGTTTCTGGTCTATGTGCTGTTTGCGGCCTTGTTTCCGGTGATGGGTTGGGTCGGTGACGCCTCAGGATGGAGCACGGCGCTGGTTCTGGCCGGAATCTGTTTTGCCGTGATTTACGGCAGTGCCTTGTTCGCATTCACAGTGACAAAAAAGTCTGCGTGA
- a CDS encoding HD domain-containing protein yields MNTIEHAIEIAARAHAGATDKGGAPYLFHPLRVMFAVSGEAAQIVAVLHDVVEDSSVTLEDLCRKGFSPEVVTAVDVLTRRCGESRLQAARRATKNPLARQVKLADVIDNMDMSRIAQPTAQDFSRLEEYARVRELLCSDDIL; encoded by the coding sequence ATGAACACCATAGAACATGCGATTGAGATTGCCGCACGTGCCCATGCCGGGGCAACGGATAAAGGTGGCGCCCCTTACCTGTTTCACCCTTTACGGGTGATGTTTGCGGTCTCAGGTGAGGCAGCACAGATTGTGGCGGTTTTGCACGATGTGGTTGAAGACTCGTCCGTGACCCTTGAGGACTTGTGTAGAAAGGGGTTTTCACCCGAGGTTGTTACGGCTGTGGATGTATTGACTCGACGCTGTGGCGAAAGCCGTCTCCAGGCGGCTCGCCGAGCGACAAAGAACCCACTTGCCCGCCAGGTCAAGCTGGCGGATGTCATCGATAATATGGACATGAGTCGGATTGCCCAGCCTACAGCGCAGGATTTTTCACGACTTGAGGAATACGCACGAGTCAGAGAATTGCTTTGCTCTGATGATATTCTCTGA
- the exbB gene encoding TonB-system energizer ExbB gives MDWLKQTIDLGVIGVLVTMSIIALSVILERALFYRQLTLTDYTSKKALELALTRRLHIIATIGSNAPFIGLLGTVLGIMLTFYTMGQQGAVDTHAIMTGLALALKVTAIGLVIAIPTVAFYNVLIRRAKEMLLEWEIHHEREGI, from the coding sequence ATGGATTGGCTCAAACAAACCATCGACCTGGGCGTGATCGGGGTGCTGGTGACCATGAGCATCATTGCTCTGTCGGTCATCCTTGAGCGCGCACTGTTTTACCGCCAGCTCACCCTCACTGACTACACCAGCAAGAAGGCGCTGGAATTAGCCCTGACCAGGCGACTGCACATCATCGCCACCATCGGCAGCAATGCCCCGTTTATCGGTTTGCTGGGCACAGTACTGGGTATCATGCTGACCTTTTACACCATGGGCCAACAGGGCGCTGTCGATACCCACGCCATCATGACCGGCCTGGCCCTGGCGCTCAAAGTGACAGCCATAGGCCTGGTGATCGCCATCCCGACAGTGGCGTTTTATAACGTACTGATCCGTCGCGCTAAAGAGATGCTGCTTGAATGGGAGATTCACCATGAACGAGAAGGAATTTGA
- a CDS encoding helix-turn-helix domain-containing protein: protein MSYDIGTKIRELRKNRGITLQYVANQTGFSAALISQIENNNITPPIATLARLSEFFDVKIGYFFEDEALARYEVVRADKGYTTNNPHFIYKSLVGDKLNKHLKAFSITLSPEDYHYRLPDNGRDKFLFVKTASVTVEVVGESIELTGGDSIYLDATATCQVWTAEKSAQFVVVLCL, encoded by the coding sequence ATGAGCTATGACATAGGAACAAAAATAAGAGAACTTCGGAAAAACAGGGGCATTACGTTACAGTATGTTGCCAATCAGACCGGTTTTTCTGCCGCTTTGATTTCTCAGATAGAAAACAACAATATCACTCCTCCTATTGCCACTTTGGCGCGCCTGTCAGAGTTTTTTGATGTCAAAATAGGGTATTTCTTTGAAGATGAAGCCCTCGCTCGTTATGAGGTGGTAAGGGCCGATAAAGGCTATACCACCAACAATCCCCATTTTATTTACAAGTCTCTGGTCGGCGACAAATTAAACAAACACCTGAAGGCTTTTTCCATCACACTTTCTCCAGAAGATTACCATTACCGCTTGCCGGATAACGGACGGGATAAATTTCTGTTTGTCAAAACCGCCAGTGTGACGGTTGAAGTTGTTGGAGAGAGTATTGAGCTGACCGGCGGTGATTCGATCTATCTGGACGCGACAGCAACCTGTCAGGTGTGGACCGCTGAAAAGTCGGCGCAGTTTGTTGTGGTGCTCTGCCTGTAA
- a CDS encoding cupin domain-containing protein, with the protein MPNFFDQLPKAVVEEHFSDMLKTDSVRIERIVSKGHSSPQQGWYDQEDHEWVMVLEGCGTLLFEDGREVVLHRGDYIHIPAHVRHKVTRTDPDQLTVWLAVFFRDTA; encoded by the coding sequence ATGCCGAATTTTTTTGATCAATTACCGAAAGCTGTTGTCGAGGAACATTTCAGCGACATGCTCAAAACCGACAGTGTTCGTATTGAGCGCATTGTTTCCAAAGGCCACAGCTCGCCGCAACAGGGCTGGTATGACCAGGAAGACCATGAATGGGTGATGGTTCTCGAAGGATGTGGGACGCTGCTGTTTGAAGATGGTCGTGAAGTGGTGTTGCACCGGGGAGACTATATCCATATTCCTGCCCATGTGAGGCATAAAGTCACCCGCACGGACCCGGATCAGCTAACTGTCTGGCTGGCGGTTTTTTTTCGCGATACGGCGTGA
- a CDS encoding class I SAM-dependent methyltransferase, which produces MAMFRVKYQTIEFGDVDIHVRILRDRQQFNDDQGKAEQLGISSAVWPIFGQVWPSGNVLAHYMFTYPLKKQRILEVGCGIGLSSLVLNHRHADITATDYHPEVAGFLEENTRLNENKAIPFVRTGWNDDQSNLGLFDLIIGSDILYEHEHVELLSEFINQHASPHCTIILVDPGRGHHARFSKKMASLGYEHSQHKPEDIDYLDEPFKGVILKYVR; this is translated from the coding sequence ATGGCCATGTTTCGGGTCAAGTACCAAACCATTGAGTTTGGTGATGTGGACATCCATGTCCGCATCCTACGTGATCGCCAGCAATTCAATGACGATCAGGGCAAAGCCGAACAACTGGGTATCTCTTCCGCTGTTTGGCCGATCTTCGGTCAGGTGTGGCCTTCGGGCAATGTCCTTGCCCACTACATGTTTACCTATCCGCTGAAAAAACAGCGTATTCTTGAAGTGGGCTGCGGGATCGGTCTATCGAGCCTGGTTCTCAATCACCGTCATGCGGATATTACCGCCACCGACTATCACCCGGAAGTCGCGGGGTTCTTAGAAGAAAATACCCGGCTCAACGAAAACAAAGCAATCCCGTTTGTTCGTACAGGTTGGAATGATGATCAGAGCAATCTCGGCTTATTCGATTTGATTATCGGCAGCGACATTCTCTACGAGCACGAGCATGTCGAGCTGTTATCCGAATTTATCAACCAGCACGCCAGCCCCCACTGCACCATTATTTTGGTCGATCCAGGGCGTGGTCATCACGCCCGTTTCAGCAAAAAAATGGCCAGCCTGGGCTATGAGCACAGTCAGCACAAACCGGAGGACATCGATTATCTGGACGAACCGTTCAAAGGGGTGATTCTGAAATATGTCAGATAG
- a CDS encoding energy transducer TonB — MRREIQTLILSTAIHLSLGAAVVGLSQLQPAPAQELLISLEGVGFSRAVTTQPKNSAGYAATPSPTPPETKRQPKLQPEPQPEPQPEPQPEPQPEPQPEPQPEPQPEPQPEPQPEPQPEPQPEPQPEPQPEPQNENNLDQRQSDPVDHHLEQSAMNTDTLHRVETAPLSPQQGTPGSGGESHDKTQRAEALNNYLAAHFAYISKQIQRALRYPRQAQRKGLGGQVKVRFKICSDGSVRDIEVVESCGHSILDKNAVKTVRRAAPFPPPPIAAVLVMPVRYQNH, encoded by the coding sequence ATGCGCCGGGAGATTCAGACTTTAATCCTCTCCACTGCCATCCATCTGAGCCTCGGGGCTGCTGTGGTGGGGTTATCCCAGCTACAACCAGCCCCAGCCCAAGAACTGCTGATCAGCCTGGAAGGGGTTGGTTTCAGCCGTGCTGTCACCACACAGCCGAAAAATTCCGCGGGTTATGCTGCGACGCCCTCGCCAACACCTCCTGAGACAAAGAGACAACCGAAGCTGCAACCGGAACCACAACCGGAACCACAACCGGAACCACAACCGGAACCACAACCGGAACCACAACCGGAACCACAACCGGAACCACAACCGGAGCCGCAACCAGAGCCGCAACCGGAACCGCAACCAGAGCCGCAACCGGAACCGCAACCAGAGCCGCAACCGGAACCGCAAAATGAAAACAATCTGGACCAGCGACAGTCCGATCCCGTTGACCATCACCTTGAACAAAGCGCCATGAACACAGACACTTTGCACCGTGTTGAAACAGCGCCCCTGTCACCACAACAAGGCACGCCCGGTTCAGGCGGAGAAAGTCATGATAAAACGCAACGCGCAGAGGCATTAAACAACTATCTGGCCGCCCATTTCGCCTATATCAGCAAACAGATTCAGCGGGCCTTGCGCTATCCACGACAGGCACAACGCAAAGGGCTCGGCGGTCAGGTCAAAGTGCGCTTTAAGATCTGCTCGGATGGCAGCGTTCGGGACATTGAGGTGGTCGAAAGTTGTGGTCACAGCATCCTGGATAAAAATGCCGTCAAAACAGTCAGACGTGCAGCACCATTTCCCCCACCACCGATTGCAGCAGTGCTGGTGATGCCGGTTCGTTACCAGAACCACTAA
- the ccsA gene encoding cytochrome c biogenesis protein CcsA: protein MVLKPVFTLLFQGAAVVYLLALLFYVFKQYRWAGWTVTFGLLVHTTSQTIRCWRYGFFTLEGAFHAGFFLPWCLAALIVVAWQRNKRQDHHILSALWPLVVVIALVIIIPPTCHNPTPFTPTWSAYLFFIFESLAHACFIMSGWLAVQFLLQRHPQAPFHAYAVWGFVCFSLAQLAGCAWTYLGWGGLFRWGTRHMHSAALWCFYCSYLHTAYLKRFGLRNKARFALAGTLIALVLFYALPLIPRPGRTLAKQQTVMNHAQTAPDQTISAISSSQEAL from the coding sequence ATGGTTCTTAAACCTGTTTTCACCCTGTTGTTTCAGGGAGCGGCGGTCGTGTATTTGCTGGCCCTGCTTTTTTATGTGTTCAAACAGTACCGTTGGGCGGGCTGGACAGTGACGTTTGGGCTGCTGGTTCACACCACCAGTCAGACTATCCGTTGTTGGCGTTACGGTTTCTTCACCCTGGAAGGGGCGTTTCATGCCGGTTTCTTTCTGCCCTGGTGTCTGGCCGCCCTCATCGTCGTCGCCTGGCAACGCAATAAGCGTCAAGACCACCACATCTTATCAGCACTCTGGCCGCTGGTGGTTGTGATCGCGCTGGTGATTATCATCCCCCCCACCTGTCACAACCCGACGCCGTTTACCCCAACCTGGAGCGCCTATCTGTTCTTTATTTTTGAGAGTCTGGCCCACGCCTGCTTCATCATGAGCGGTTGGCTGGCGGTGCAATTTCTGCTTCAACGGCACCCCCAAGCCCCATTTCACGCCTATGCCGTGTGGGGTTTCGTTTGTTTCAGTCTCGCTCAATTGGCCGGTTGCGCCTGGACCTATCTCGGCTGGGGCGGCTTGTTCCGCTGGGGCACCCGCCACATGCATTCGGCAGCGTTGTGGTGTTTCTACTGCAGCTATCTGCATACGGCTTACCTGAAAAGATTTGGCCTGCGCAATAAAGCGCGTTTTGCCCTGGCCGGTACGCTGATCGCGTTGGTGCTGTTTTACGCCCTGCCGCTAATCCCGCGCCCCGGACGCACTCTGGCGAAACAGCAAACCGTGATGAATCATGCTCAAACGGCTCCAGACCAAACCATATCGGCTATCTCATCCTCGCAGGAGGCCCTATGA
- a CDS encoding YheT family hydrolase: MTVYSPPFYLRNGHLQTIYPTLFRKLGMPAYQRERITTADDDFLDLDWACVGGKTLVILCHGLEGNSTRDYIKGMVKAVNDQGLDALAWNYRGCSAEPNRQKIMYHNGATYDLNTVIQHAAGTQHYAHIFVIGFSMGGNLALLYAGQQAENIHHLIRGIIGFSVPCELSHSSRALEHPACTIYMKRFLIKLHKKLQSKSSQFPNDIIIDNYHQIKTFKQFDDRYTAPLHGFTDAEDYWHRCSCNRHLTHIRVPTLIVNALDDPFLLDDCYPHALVSANHHLTLETPSHGGHVGFILPGTTYWSEQRALSFIEQQLRSLSTCLTTPQNSAISRTLSDCCDD; the protein is encoded by the coding sequence ATGACTGTCTATTCACCACCGTTTTACCTGCGTAACGGCCACCTGCAGACCATCTACCCGACGCTGTTTCGTAAACTCGGCATGCCCGCCTATCAGCGCGAACGGATCACCACTGCTGACGATGACTTTCTCGATCTCGACTGGGCTTGTGTCGGCGGTAAAACGCTGGTCATTCTCTGTCATGGTCTGGAAGGTAATTCAACCCGGGACTACATCAAAGGGATGGTCAAAGCGGTCAATGACCAGGGGTTGGATGCCCTGGCGTGGAACTATCGTGGCTGTAGCGCAGAACCCAACCGCCAGAAGATCATGTACCATAACGGTGCCACTTACGACCTCAACACCGTCATTCAACACGCGGCAGGCACACAACACTATGCCCATATCTTTGTCATCGGTTTTTCCATGGGCGGCAATCTGGCTCTGCTTTATGCCGGGCAGCAGGCCGAAAACATCCATCACCTGATCCGCGGCATCATAGGCTTTTCCGTGCCCTGCGAACTGAGTCACAGCAGTCGCGCACTCGAGCATCCGGCCTGCACCATCTACATGAAACGCTTCCTGATCAAGCTGCATAAAAAACTTCAGTCAAAAAGCAGTCAGTTCCCGAATGACATCATCATCGACAATTACCATCAGATCAAAACCTTCAAGCAGTTTGATGATCGTTACACCGCTCCACTTCACGGCTTCACCGATGCTGAAGACTACTGGCACCGCTGTAGTTGCAACCGCCATCTAACTCACATCAGGGTACCGACTCTGATCGTCAACGCCTTAGACGACCCGTTCCTGCTCGACGATTGCTATCCCCATGCACTGGTTTCGGCCAACCATCACCTGACGCTGGAAACCCCGAGCCACGGCGGTCATGTCGGTTTCATACTGCCGGGAACAACCTACTGGTCGGAACAACGCGCCCTGTCCTTCATTGAACAACAGCTTCGTTCTCTCTCCACCTGTCTTACGACACCTCAAAACTCAGCAATCTCGCGGACATTGTCCGACTGTTGCGACGATTGA
- a CDS encoding ExbD/TolR family protein has translation MNEKEFDAINVIPFIDILLVLLTIVLTTSTFITTGALQVKLPQATATQPSVEKTLSIVIKKDGQLSIDKQPVVLSQIAEHLNGINRDTAVLLHADRDINLQRFVEVMAAIKEQGFHQLSVLTENH, from the coding sequence ATGAACGAGAAGGAATTTGACGCCATCAACGTCATTCCGTTCATCGATATTCTGCTGGTGTTGCTGACCATTGTTCTGACGACATCGACCTTTATCACCACCGGTGCATTACAGGTCAAACTGCCTCAGGCGACAGCAACGCAACCCAGTGTCGAAAAAACACTGTCGATCGTGATTAAAAAGGACGGACAGTTGTCGATTGACAAACAGCCCGTCGTCCTGTCGCAGATTGCCGAGCACTTAAACGGCATCAACCGTGACACGGCAGTGTTGCTTCATGCGGATCGTGACATCAATTTGCAACGCTTTGTTGAGGTGATGGCCGCCATCAAAGAGCAAGGCTTTCATCAGCTCAGCGTGCTGACCGAAAACCATTGA
- a CDS encoding TonB-dependent receptor plug domain-containing protein — translation MFASRLKIGGIAVLLFMSTTAWSATSVNDEAVFTLGEVIVTAEQQSVNLATTVTEVSTQDLRDRGAENVAEALQFMPGVDVQTGGKGQSYVSVRGFEQSDLKVLVDGVPVYEQYFRSLDLSQIPVDSIAKITVTKGASSVLYGANTMGGVINIITKRGTATPQTDITTSFGDYGTQNYSISHGGSTDKFNYWMNYSFRESDGFRLSDDFDEHGKFGIDSSLGEDGGKRDDSGYIKQSVNAKLGYTPTDATQVYLTMNYINDEKGIPDSDWYFDNWQQWMVSLVGEHRFNEQLRIKARTFYVDHEDTLKDTDYASSDWFYKSAYDNYTVGGEVQAFWDLGSYSFVKMGANFTRDNSKQQEVLAPGDSWQDAGDFESDTYSLSLEDEITVNDWLSLVLGTSWDYYDPRKADDQPVPDSDAVFNPQLGMVFTLSDATSIHASVGKKTRFPHLKELYSTMSGGNPDLKPQKTIAYEIGITHEFTNRINGSVAYFYNDVEDLIQKTGDKKLNTVHYSNVAEARIHGVEATLNANLTERFEAVFNYTYMRTEDKQNNRELEGRPRHRANLDLRYNFPFGLLVSTQASYTQRQFYIYQESRKSPEIWTKAPDYFLLNLRLEQQLPAFAGIDSSLFLQVDNLTDKDYINVGNLMPGRNFLVGMHAKF, via the coding sequence ATGTTTGCATCAAGATTAAAAATCGGCGGCATTGCTGTGCTGTTGTTTATGTCGACAACCGCTTGGTCGGCGACAAGCGTTAATGACGAAGCGGTATTTACGTTGGGAGAAGTCATTGTCACGGCGGAACAACAATCCGTCAACCTGGCCACTACGGTAACCGAAGTATCCACACAGGATCTACGGGATCGCGGCGCAGAAAACGTTGCTGAAGCGTTGCAATTTATGCCGGGTGTCGATGTCCAGACCGGCGGCAAAGGGCAATCCTATGTCAGCGTGCGCGGCTTTGAGCAGAGCGATCTGAAAGTGCTTGTCGACGGTGTTCCAGTGTATGAACAATATTTCCGTTCTCTGGACCTGTCACAGATTCCGGTTGACTCCATTGCTAAAATCACCGTCACCAAAGGGGCGTCATCCGTGCTTTACGGCGCAAACACCATGGGCGGCGTTATCAATATCATCACCAAACGCGGAACCGCCACACCCCAGACCGACATCACCACCTCATTTGGTGATTACGGCACCCAGAACTATTCCATCAGCCATGGCGGCAGCACCGATAAATTCAACTACTGGATGAACTACAGCTTCCGCGAAAGCGATGGTTTTCGTCTGTCGGATGATTTTGACGAACACGGCAAGTTCGGCATCGACAGCTCCCTGGGTGAAGACGGCGGCAAGCGTGACGACAGCGGCTACATCAAACAGAGCGTCAACGCCAAACTCGGCTACACCCCGACGGATGCGACCCAGGTCTACCTGACCATGAACTATATCAACGATGAAAAAGGGATTCCCGACAGCGACTGGTATTTCGACAACTGGCAGCAATGGATGGTCAGTCTGGTCGGTGAACACCGCTTTAACGAGCAATTGCGCATCAAGGCACGCACTTTTTATGTCGATCACGAAGACACCCTTAAAGACACCGACTACGCGTCCAGCGACTGGTTCTACAAGTCCGCTTACGACAACTACACCGTCGGCGGCGAAGTCCAGGCGTTCTGGGATCTTGGGTCGTACAGCTTCGTAAAAATGGGTGCCAATTTCACCCGCGATAACAGTAAACAGCAAGAGGTTCTCGCTCCGGGAGACAGTTGGCAGGATGCCGGTGACTTTGAGAGCGATACCTACAGCCTGTCGCTGGAAGATGAAATCACCGTCAATGACTGGTTGTCACTGGTGCTCGGCACCAGCTGGGATTACTACGACCCGCGAAAAGCGGATGATCAGCCGGTTCCCGACTCTGACGCGGTGTTCAACCCGCAATTGGGCATGGTATTTACCCTCAGCGACGCAACCTCAATCCATGCATCGGTTGGCAAAAAGACCCGTTTTCCCCATTTGAAAGAACTCTACAGCACCATGTCCGGCGGTAACCCTGACCTCAAGCCGCAAAAGACCATAGCTTACGAAATCGGCATCACTCACGAGTTTACTAACCGCATCAACGGTTCCGTGGCCTATTTCTATAACGACGTTGAGGATCTAATCCAGAAAACCGGCGACAAAAAACTCAACACCGTTCACTACAGCAATGTGGCAGAAGCACGCATCCATGGTGTTGAAGCCACGCTGAATGCCAACCTGACTGAGCGATTTGAGGCGGTGTTCAACTACACGTACATGCGTACCGAAGATAAACAGAACAACCGTGAGCTCGAAGGACGACCACGCCACCGCGCCAACCTCGATTTGCGCTACAACTTCCCGTTCGGTCTGCTGGTATCCACCCAGGCGTCCTACACCCAGCGCCAGTTTTACATCTATCAGGAGAGCAGAAAATCTCCGGAGATTTGGACGAAGGCACCGGATTATTTCCTGCTCAACCTGCGGCTGGAACAACAGCTGCCTGCGTTTGCCGGTATCGACAGTTCCCTGTTTTTGCAGGTCGACAACCTGACCGACAAAGATTACATCAATGTCGGTAACCTGATGCCCGGCCGTAACTTCCTGGTCGGTATGCACGCAAAATTCTAG